One Rhinolophus sinicus isolate RSC01 linkage group LG06, ASM3656204v1, whole genome shotgun sequence DNA window includes the following coding sequences:
- the LG06H11orf52 gene encoding uncharacterized protein C11orf52 homolog, producing the protein MGNRLCCVKSWSCPSIFQRKKKTGSQPRWTLKQQQQQPLNGTKGHDSTGHRCDRVLEQPASQKRNQGLRSEDSSLYYADIQVCSQTQPRSAQEVKHLQLQNATEYATLCFPQATPCYDSKNRTLV; encoded by the exons ATGGGAAACCGGCTGTGCTGCGTGAAAAGCTG GAGTTGCCCATCAATtttccagaggaaaaagaaaacag GGAGTCAACCAAGATGGACactgaagcagcagcagcagcagccgctgAATGGCACAAAG GGCCATGACTCAACAGGACACAGGTGTGATCGGGTGTTAGAGCAGCCTGCATCTCAGAAGAGAAATCAAGGCCTCAGATCGGAGGACAGCAGCTTATATTACGCAGACATTCAAGTGTGCAGCCAGACCCAGCCACGCTCTGCCCAGGAGGTGAAGCACCTGCAGTTACAAAATGCTACAGAGTATGCCACACTTTGCTTCCCCCAGGCCACACCCTGCTATGACAGCAAGAACAGGACCCTAGTGTGA